A genomic segment from uncultured Marinifilum sp. encodes:
- a CDS encoding DUF302 domain-containing protein — protein sequence MKNIIIIASIILGFFGGIIFSGIALSVSSGEMMIKELKSPYDFDKTVEVISERINSKAGWHVSSIIDQNKEVLMNGGKGIGNYKIIKYCHAGFSARMLTADNRKKIGNMMPKSFAVYEKSDGQVYISSMNGAIMGKIFGGEVENIIEEVSLEVEDIMRFVNLKYTLF from the coding sequence ATGAAAAACATAATTATAATAGCATCCATTATCCTGGGATTTTTTGGCGGCATAATATTTTCTGGAATTGCATTAAGTGTATCCTCGGGAGAAATGATGATAAAAGAATTAAAAAGCCCTTATGATTTCGATAAAACAGTTGAAGTAATAAGCGAACGTATCAATTCAAAAGCCGGCTGGCATGTTAGCTCCATTATAGATCAAAACAAAGAAGTATTAATGAATGGTGGAAAAGGAATCGGAAACTATAAAATTATAAAATACTGTCACGCAGGATTTTCAGCAAGAATGCTTACTGCCGATAACAGAAAAAAAATTGGTAATATGATGCCAAAATCGTTCGCCGTTTACGAAAAATCGGACGGACAAGTATACATCTCAAGTATGAACGGAGCAATTATGGGCAAGATATTTGGCGGAGAAGTTGAAAATATAATTGAAGAAGTATCTTTAGAAGTTGAAGATATTATGCGCTTTGTTAATTTAAAATATACACTGTTTTAA
- a CDS encoding NAD(P)-dependent oxidoreductase — translation MKFSILEPIGIVKEKYEQLKQEFEGLGHELVFFADRNEDEQELIKRAQGADAIIVSNIPIRKTFIDACPNLSMISVAFTGVDHIDMKACNERNILVSNAAGFSNESVAELAIGMVLSVYRKIVGGDASIRFGGSRGTFLGSELNGKTLGIIGAGEIGLRVAEIAKVFNCKLLAYSRSEKSVEGVKFVSKETLLKESDIVSLHVPLSDATKGLIGKEEFKLMKKSAILINTARGPVVDSDALCTALENSEIAGAAVDVYEKEPPLEKDHVLFNAPNLIMLPHVAFATHESFDKRIDIVMENIRLWLQGKPRNVMN, via the coding sequence ATGAAATTTAGCATATTAGAACCAATTGGGATTGTAAAAGAAAAATACGAACAGCTAAAGCAGGAATTTGAAGGTCTGGGACATGAACTTGTTTTTTTTGCCGATAGAAATGAAGACGAACAGGAGTTGATAAAACGTGCGCAGGGAGCCGATGCAATTATTGTTAGCAATATTCCTATTCGCAAGACTTTTATCGATGCTTGTCCTAATCTTTCGATGATTTCGGTTGCATTTACAGGGGTTGATCATATCGATATGAAAGCCTGTAACGAACGCAATATATTAGTTTCGAATGCGGCCGGCTTTTCTAACGAATCGGTTGCCGAGCTTGCCATTGGTATGGTTCTTTCGGTATACAGAAAAATTGTTGGTGGCGATGCTTCAATTCGTTTTGGCGGCAGCAGAGGTACATTTTTAGGAAGCGAGTTAAACGGTAAAACTTTGGGGATAATTGGAGCTGGCGAAATAGGCCTTAGAGTAGCCGAGATTGCAAAAGTATTCAATTGTAAGCTTCTTGCATATAGTCGTAGCGAAAAGAGCGTAGAAGGCGTTAAATTCGTTAGTAAGGAGACTTTACTTAAGGAATCGGATATTGTTTCTTTACACGTTCCTTTAAGCGATGCAACAAAAGGCTTAATTGGCAAAGAGGAATTTAAATTAATGAAGAAATCGGCTATTTTAATTAATACTGCCCGCGGACCAGTTGTTGATAGTGATGCTTTGTGCACAGCTTTGGAGAATAGCGAAATTGCTGGTGCAGCAGTTGATGTTTACGAAAAGGAACCACCATTGGAGAAAGATCACGTTTTATTTAATGCGCCAAATTTAATTATGCTTCCGCATGTGGCTTTTGCAACTCACGAATCTTTCGATAAACGTATTGATATTGTAATGGAAAATATTCGTTTGTGGTTACAGGGAAAACCAAGAAATGTTATGAATTAG
- a CDS encoding DUF1847 domain-containing protein, with the protein MDIKSMYTTSDITIMKDAEDSLNRKNDRIQEIIEYAKVSNIKTIGIAHCTSLSKQANVLNKILSSEGFIVEQVNCKIGKIPFSDLIPDYKGISCNPAGQAQYLEDKKTELNIVLGLCLGHDMIFNSKSKAPVTTLLVKDRKLKHKTIDLLNNYE; encoded by the coding sequence ATGGATATTAAAAGTATGTATACGACTAGTGATATTACTATAATGAAAGATGCAGAAGACTCGCTCAATCGTAAAAATGATAGAATTCAGGAAATCATTGAATATGCCAAAGTATCGAATATTAAAACAATAGGAATTGCACATTGCACCTCTCTTTCCAAACAAGCTAATGTTCTTAACAAAATTCTTAGCTCAGAAGGCTTTATTGTGGAACAGGTAAATTGTAAAATTGGAAAAATCCCCTTTTCCGATTTAATACCAGACTATAAGGGAATAAGCTGTAATCCGGCAGGACAAGCACAATATTTAGAAGACAAAAAAACCGAGCTTAATATCGTATTAGGCTTATGTTTGGGGCACGACATGATTTTTAACAGTAAATCGAAAGCTCCGGTTACTACACTGCTAGTAAAAGATCGCAAATTAAAACATAAAACAATAGACCTTTTAAATAATTACGAATAG